The following is a genomic window from Spirochaetota bacterium.
CATCGCGAAGCGCTCGTCCTTCGTCTGCTTGTGATAATAGCGGTAATAGATCTGCTGGGCGATGGCCGCAAGGCGGAAGAGGCCGAAGCAGTAATAGTAGTCGAAACCGCCCACGGGTACGCCGGACTTCTCCGCGTAGCGCGCCACGAGCTCGTCGCGCGTGAGCGCCCCCTCTATATTCGTCGGCATGAGGCGGATGGCTTGGAGGTTCTCGGGGTCGTTTTTCTCCACCCAGTAGGCGAGCGAGCTTCCCAGATCCATGAGCGGGTCTCCGAGCGCCGCCATCTCCCAGTCGAGCACGCCGATGATCTTCAGCGGGTTTGCGGCGTCCAGCACCACGTTGTCGAACTTGTAGTCGTTGTGCACGATGGAGTGGTGCGGCGAGTCGGGAGGCATCTTGGCGGCGAGCCATCCCATCACCGCCTCGAAATCGGGCGCGTCGGGGGTGCGCGCGTCTCGGTAACGGCCGCTCCATCCCTCCACCTGCCGTTTCACGTAGCCCTCGGGCTTTCCGAAATCGCCCAGGCCAACGGCCCTGTAATCGATCGAATGCAGCTCGCAGTGCACGTCGATGAGGCGCTCGCAGAGGGCGCGCGCGTCCGCGGGAGAAAGCGGCATCCCCTTCGGCGGGTTCTTTCGTAAAATAATGCCCTTGATGCGCTCCATCACGTAGAAGGGGCATCCCATTACCGATTCGTCCTCGGTGTAGACGAGCGGTTCAGGGCAGTACGGATAGACCGGACGCAGCGCTTTCAGAATGCGGTACTCGCGCCCCATGTCGTGCGCGGTCTTCGCCTTCTTGCCGAAGGGAGGCCGGCGCAGCACCATTTCGCGATCGCCCACCGAGATGAGATAGGTGAGGTTCGAGAATCCGCTGGGGAACTGTCCGATTTCAAGCTTACCCGAAAGGCCCGGGATGCTGTCTTTAAGAAATTCCTCAACGCGCGCCAGGTCGAGCTGTTCACCCTCGCGCACGGATACCGCGCTGTCTGTCAGGTCCATTGCGTTTCCCTCCGTCTCTTTTCTTCAACCCCGGCCCCGCCGCGCCCCGGGCCAGATAGGCCTCGATGAATTCGATGATGAACGCCAAGTAGTCCTCCACCGAAACCCCGCGCGAGGTGTACTTCCAGCGCTTGAGATACCAGTCTTGAAGCAGGGCCTTCACCGAGGCCGCGGCCAGTACGGCGTCCGTCGGGGCGAAACTCCCCGCCGCCACGCCGCTCTCGATGATCCCGGCGAAGAGCGCCTCGGTGAAGAGCTCGCCCTCGATTGCCCTGTTCCTGCGCGCGCGGTCGAGGTAGCGCGCCTCCATGTACGAAAAATAGAACCACGGCTGCAGCGATTCGCTGAGGTACAGGTGCGCGCGCACCGCCTGGCGCAGGCGTTCCGCCGGCGGCGCGGTCGCGTCGATGTGCTCGGAGAGCACGCGCACGACGATGCGCGCGCCCTGCTCCTGGATCATGTCGAGGAGGCCCTCCTTCCCGGAGAAGTACGAGTACAGCGCCCCCATCGAGAGGCCCGTCTCGCGGCCCAGGTCGCGCAGGCTCATCGCGTGGAAGCCGCGCGCGTTAGCCAGCGCGAGCGTCGCGTCGAAGATGGTTACCAGGTTCCGCACCGCGACCGCCTGCTTCTTGATCTTGATCGATGCCCGGTTCTCGGCGTATATCGCGGCGCAGATGGCCTCGCGCGAAAGGCCAACACGCTTTTTGAAGTCGGCGTATCTCATCCCGCTTTACGTCCCCGCCTCAGCGCACCGTCCGCTTTTCGTAAGTGCGCAGCAGCCTTCCCGCGAACGAGGACTTGTGCACCTCGTCGGCGCCGTCGTAGATGCGCGCCGCGCGCTCATGACGAAAGAAGAAGGCGAGTATGGTGTCGTCGGTCATGCCCAGGCCGCCGTGCACCTGGAGCGCGCGGTCGATGACGCGCTGCATGGTATTGGCCACCACGAACTTGATGAGCCCTATGTCGTCGCGCGCCTCCTTGGCGCCGAAGCGCTCGATCTTCCACGCGGCGTGGAGCGTCATGAGCCGCGCCGCCTGTATCTCGGCCGCGCTCTCGGCCACCCACTGCTGGATGATCTGGCGCGAGGCGAGGGTCTTGCCTTCGGGCGAGATGACGCGCTTTGCCGCGCGCGAGCACATGAGGTCGAACGAACGGTTACAGATGCCGATCCAGCGCATGCAGTGGTGGATGCGCCCCGGACCCAGGCGCTCCTGCGCAATCACGAAGCCGTGCCCCTCGGGGCCCAGCAGGTTCTCCCGCGGCACGCGGCAGTTTTGATACAGGATCTCGCCGTGGCTGAAGTAGTCGCTTCCCGAGTGGCCCATCACGGGGATGTTCCGCACCAGGTTGAAACCCTTTGTGTCGCAGGGCACGATGATCATGCTGGCGCGCATATAGGGCGCGGCCTCGGGATTGGTGATCGCCATGACGATCGCGAACTCGGCGCCGTCGGCCGCCGTGGTGTACCACTTCTGGCCGTTGATGACGTAATCACCGCC
Proteins encoded in this region:
- a CDS encoding phosphotransferase family protein produces the protein MDLTDSAVSVREGEQLDLARVEEFLKDSIPGLSGKLEIGQFPSGFSNLTYLISVGDREMVLRRPPFGKKAKTAHDMGREYRILKALRPVYPYCPEPLVYTEDESVMGCPFYVMERIKGIILRKNPPKGMPLSPADARALCERLIDVHCELHSIDYRAVGLGDFGKPEGYVKRQVEGWSGRYRDARTPDAPDFEAVMGWLAAKMPPDSPHHSIVHNDYKFDNVVLDAANPLKIIGVLDWEMAALGDPLMDLGSSLAYWVEKNDPENLQAIRLMPTNIEGALTRDELVARYAEKSGVPVGGFDYYYCFGLFRLAAIAQQIYYRYYHKQTKDERFAM
- a CDS encoding TetR/AcrR family transcriptional regulator — its product is MRYADFKKRVGLSREAICAAIYAENRASIKIKKQAVAVRNLVTIFDATLALANARGFHAMSLRDLGRETGLSMGALYSYFSGKEGLLDMIQEQGARIVVRVLSEHIDATAPPAERLRQAVRAHLYLSESLQPWFYFSYMEARYLDRARRNRAIEGELFTEALFAGIIESGVAAGSFAPTDAVLAAASVKALLQDWYLKRWKYTSRGVSVEDYLAFIIEFIEAYLARGAAGPGLKKRDGGKRNGPDRQRGIRARG
- a CDS encoding acyl-CoA dehydrogenase family protein produces the protein MDFEISEKMQAIRGMIREFVDKELVPLEPEFTSKDFREMLPVLEEKRRMVKKMELWAPNHPVEFGGMGLDLMEHALVSEELGRSPLGHFIFGCQAPDAGNIEILHKYGTGEQKKKYLIPLVEGNIRSCFSMTEVEMPGSNPVMMDTTAVKDGGDYVINGQKWYTTAADGAEFAIVMAITNPEAAPYMRASMIIVPCDTKGFNLVRNIPVMGHSGSDYFSHGEILYQNCRVPRENLLGPEGHGFVIAQERLGPGRIHHCMRWIGICNRSFDLMCSRAAKRVISPEGKTLASRQIIQQWVAESAAEIQAARLMTLHAAWKIERFGAKEARDDIGLIKFVVANTMQRVIDRALQVHGGLGMTDDTILAFFFRHERAARIYDGADEVHKSSFAGRLLRTYEKRTVR